The Calditerrivibrio nitroreducens DSM 19672 genome window below encodes:
- a CDS encoding FkbM family methyltransferase — translation MKEKVCIVGVCDKWRELLYQELIEDGKEVLFYIDSFSKHSKIPTIKPDEVKDKLQYEEVTFLFTYPIVGGRKVVLDILKSQLGEMLIWDYKYTYTKYKNVFKRVLENDGDWWLGSGYNKQKAFDTIELLTDEKSKNIFKAWLTFRESFDINLIPDPEENQYFPEDIQMENSLPKEVSFLDFGAYVGDTFEFFYSKIINLGGKIVYYAGFEPFERNYRNLLENLEKYADVSMNLLPLAAGSKSELIFFEEKSADSQFSKSSSCYNHDSIPILAVVPDEIFRNIKFNLIKIDTEGSELEILKGLKNIIKENKPVMMISLYHKPEDFYEIPWYIKQIFPDSAFYIRTHATFFMETVLYVIPK, via the coding sequence ATGAAAGAAAAAGTGTGTATTGTAGGAGTTTGTGATAAGTGGAGAGAATTGCTTTATCAAGAATTGATTGAAGATGGAAAAGAAGTGTTATTTTATATAGATAGTTTTAGTAAACATTCTAAAATTCCAACAATTAAACCAGATGAGGTAAAAGATAAATTACAGTATGAAGAGGTTACTTTTTTATTTACTTACCCTATAGTGGGAGGTAGGAAGGTGGTATTGGATATATTAAAATCTCAGTTAGGGGAAATGCTTATTTGGGACTACAAATATACTTACACAAAATATAAAAATGTTTTCAAAAGAGTTTTAGAAAATGATGGAGATTGGTGGTTAGGCAGTGGTTATAACAAACAAAAAGCTTTTGATACGATTGAATTATTAACTGATGAAAAAAGTAAAAATATTTTTAAAGCATGGTTAACTTTCAGAGAAAGTTTTGATATCAATCTAATTCCTGATCCAGAAGAAAATCAATATTTCCCAGAAGATATTCAAATGGAGAATTCTTTACCTAAAGAAGTAAGTTTTTTAGATTTTGGTGCTTATGTGGGAGATACTTTCGAATTCTTCTATTCAAAAATAATTAATCTTGGGGGAAAAATAGTATATTATGCAGGTTTTGAACCATTTGAAAGGAATTATAGAAATCTTTTAGAAAACCTAGAAAAGTATGCAGATGTTTCTATGAACTTATTGCCTTTAGCCGCAGGAAGTAAAAGCGAGTTGATTTTTTTTGAGGAAAAAAGTGCTGATAGTCAATTTTCAAAATCATCGAGCTGCTATAATCATGATAGTATACCCATTTTAGCTGTTGTGCCTGATGAAATTTTCAGGAACATAAAGTTCAATTTAATTAAAATTGATACTGAAGGTAGCGAATTGGAAATTTTGAAGGGTTTAAAAAACATAATTAAGGAAAATAAGCCTGTGATGATGATTAGTTTATACCATAAACCAGAAGATTTTTATGAAATACCTTGGTATATTAAACAAATTTTTCCTGATTCAGCTTTTTATATTAGGACACATGCGACATTTTTTATGGAAACCGTGCTTTATGTAATTCCTAAATAA
- a CDS encoding Gfo/Idh/MocA family protein, with protein sequence MKKLKLAFIGGGINSIAGYPHFAATNLDGKFEILAGVFSRNKEINLKTAERYNVKYIFHDVDKLLDEMRDEVDIIVILTPTPFHYEHTVKAIKKGFAVFCEKPLFKTLKEIKNFEKEFINKSYFLAVSYNYIGYPLMIELRDLIQKGMLGDIVSINLEMPQESFLKPPKGIDYPSWWRKKDDEIPTIALDLASHLFSMSYFLTKENITEVISIKSKYSKFGVIDDIKASVKYENSTTGILWVSKVALGNRNGLKVSVYGTKGSAVFFQEEPEKIVFTDSNGIKTILDRASNLEISKNKLYNRMIPGHPSGYIEAFANIYSAIYDSYLYYIENGVMKEDPLIWTFDKEKLNFEFLSKL encoded by the coding sequence ATGAAAAAATTAAAACTTGCTTTCATAGGTGGTGGGATAAACTCTATAGCCGGCTATCCACATTTCGCTGCAACGAATTTGGATGGCAAGTTTGAGATTTTGGCAGGTGTATTTAGCAGAAATAAAGAAATTAATTTAAAAACTGCAGAGAGATATAATGTTAAGTACATCTTTCATGATGTAGATAAATTATTAGATGAGATGAGAGATGAAGTGGACATTATAGTCATATTAACTCCTACACCTTTTCACTATGAACACACAGTAAAAGCCATAAAAAAAGGTTTTGCGGTTTTTTGTGAAAAGCCTTTATTTAAAACTTTAAAAGAAATAAAAAACTTTGAAAAAGAGTTTATTAATAAAAGTTATTTTTTAGCAGTCAGCTACAACTATATAGGGTATCCTTTGATGATTGAATTAAGAGATTTAATACAGAAAGGTATGTTAGGCGATATCGTGTCTATCAATCTCGAAATGCCACAGGAGAGTTTTTTAAAGCCCCCTAAAGGCATTGATTATCCAAGTTGGTGGAGAAAAAAAGATGACGAAATCCCTACTATTGCATTAGATCTTGCATCTCATCTATTTTCCATGAGTTATTTCCTAACTAAGGAAAATATAACAGAAGTTATATCTATTAAAAGTAAGTATTCAAAATTTGGAGTGATTGATGATATTAAAGCCTCTGTAAAATATGAAAATAGTACTACAGGAATATTGTGGGTTAGTAAAGTAGCATTGGGAAACAGAAATGGTTTGAAAGTATCTGTTTACGGAACGAAAGGTTCAGCAGTTTTTTTTCAGGAGGAGCCTGAAAAAATTGTCTTTACAGATAGTAATGGCATTAAAACAATACTTGATAGAGCATCAAATTTAGAAATTTCCAAAAACAAACTTTACAATAGAATGATACCTGGTCATCCATCTGGTTATATAGAAGCCTTTGCTAACATTTATAGTGCTATTTATGATAGTTACCTTTACTACATAGAGAATGGAGTTATGAAAGAAGATCCTTTAATTTGGACCTTTGACAAAGAAAAATTAAACTTTGAGTTTTTATCAAAATTATAA
- a CDS encoding DUF2172 domain-containing protein, whose amino-acid sequence MKKYKKTDIIKALKDVGLTKGDKVYFSSNLGVVGLPEENIKNIDDLCKLFLDSILEVIDVNEGTLLVPCFSYTAGKNLASEPAIFDLKNTKPEIGSFPYFFYKQDNVKRSIDPMLSVCCIGKDCDRFFTYDKQCTYCEGGFLSKLSKSSVKILNIGIGPDWMPFIHYVDWLVKAPYRYDKVFNTVIKDDFLLNYPWLYSVRILSEISFPYEKRVAEKALKEGIWKKAPLGNIDIFLAVASDYFKVAYKMAKENNWILAKGPVCDVFQEEEKRIKEEKYSIHYNRDSDLEILEKLLSIPRYKMSKSFDDGVNYVVNYFGVRDYKLIESETGEHIYWSIVPEKWILEDYHLKDSKGNIIFSKSDNKFNRIFEHSLSYSGKVSKEILLKHVKISMEGLEHFSCEHNRDWGFVIHFSELDNLKDDEYEVYIKTAFIKSKLKGVEFSLFSGDCYPTLSLIGFLDGPYKADENLSAIFLLKGIYDELKNIDLKLNLNFAILPNKVGLNMYIKKRQDKIKDFIILNFLGNSKPFTFLTNNRNRFKIPSYLFPLEYFLGYGNNPVLEKFENFDVNILNIIRSEQPYSHKFPHPKANTDVDTLLDFNSVNESVNFIKKILLEGNL is encoded by the coding sequence ATGAAGAAATATAAAAAAACAGATATTATAAAGGCACTAAAAGATGTAGGCTTAACAAAAGGAGATAAAGTATATTTTAGTTCTAATTTGGGAGTTGTTGGTTTACCAGAAGAAAACATTAAGAATATAGATGATCTATGTAAACTTTTTTTAGATTCGATATTAGAAGTTATAGATGTGAATGAAGGTACTTTATTGGTGCCTTGTTTTTCGTATACTGCTGGTAAAAATCTTGCAAGTGAGCCGGCTATCTTTGATTTAAAAAACACAAAACCAGAAATAGGATCGTTTCCATATTTCTTTTATAAACAAGATAATGTTAAAAGATCAATAGACCCTATGTTGTCTGTATGTTGTATTGGTAAAGACTGTGATAGATTTTTTACTTATGATAAACAGTGTACTTACTGTGAAGGTGGATTTTTATCTAAGTTATCTAAAAGTAGTGTTAAAATATTAAATATTGGAATAGGTCCTGACTGGATGCCATTTATCCATTATGTTGATTGGTTAGTAAAAGCTCCTTACAGGTATGATAAGGTTTTTAACACGGTGATAAAAGATGATTTTCTCTTGAATTATCCTTGGCTATATAGTGTTAGGATTTTATCAGAAATCAGTTTTCCTTATGAAAAGAGGGTTGCAGAAAAAGCACTGAAAGAGGGGATATGGAAAAAAGCACCTTTAGGGAATATTGATATCTTTTTAGCTGTTGCGTCAGATTATTTTAAAGTGGCGTACAAAATGGCTAAAGAGAATAATTGGATTTTAGCCAAAGGTCCGGTATGTGATGTTTTTCAAGAGGAGGAAAAAAGAATAAAAGAAGAAAAATACAGTATCCACTATAACAGGGATAGTGATTTAGAGATTTTGGAGAAATTATTATCTATACCGAGATATAAGATGAGTAAATCTTTTGATGATGGAGTAAATTATGTTGTTAATTATTTTGGTGTAAGAGACTATAAATTGATAGAATCTGAAACCGGAGAGCATATTTATTGGTCTATTGTGCCTGAAAAATGGATCTTGGAAGACTACCATCTTAAAGATAGTAAAGGGAATATAATTTTTTCAAAATCAGACAATAAATTTAATAGGATTTTTGAACATTCTTTATCATACTCAGGTAAAGTATCAAAAGAAATACTATTAAAACATGTTAAAATATCAATGGAAGGGTTGGAACATTTTAGCTGTGAACACAATAGAGATTGGGGATTTGTTATCCATTTCAGTGAACTTGACAATTTAAAGGATGATGAGTATGAAGTATATATAAAAACGGCTTTTATAAAGTCTAAACTTAAAGGGGTTGAGTTTAGTCTTTTTAGTGGTGATTGTTATCCAACTTTATCCTTAATAGGATTTTTAGATGGTCCATACAAAGCAGACGAAAACTTATCAGCTATTTTTCTATTAAAGGGTATATATGATGAGCTAAAGAATATAGACTTAAAACTTAATTTGAATTTTGCTATTTTACCAAATAAAGTTGGGTTGAATATGTATATCAAAAAAAGACAAGATAAAATAAAAGATTTTATCATTCTAAATTTTTTGGGCAATAGTAAGCCTTTTACATTTTTAACAAACAATCGGAATAGGTTTAAAATACCTTCTTATCTTTTTCCGTTGGAGTACTTTTTAGGTTACGGAAACAACCCTGTTTTGGAGAAGTTTGAAAATTTTGATGTAAACATATTGAATATAATAAGAAGTGAACAGCCTTACTCACACAAATTTCCTCACCCAAAAGCAAATACGGATGTTGATACTCTATTAGATTTTAATAGTGTAAATGAAAGTGTAAATTTCATAAAAAAAATACTCTTGGAGGGTAATTTGTGA
- a CDS encoding DUF4910 domain-containing protein — translation MSIGQSMHDLIRRLFPINRSLTGKGFRKSLEIIKEYVSGLEIKHIESGEKCFDWTVPDEWDVEEAYLEEVDSGKRIVDFRNNNLHLVGYSIPVDVVLNFEELDKHLHYREDLPDAIPYVTSYYNPYWGFCLSYNQYKNLDRNKKYRAVIKSRLFRGVLNYGEIIIKGKTDKEIFFSTYLCHPSMANNELSGPVMAAFLANYVKERKDNKYTYRFIFIPETIGSICYISKNLENMKKNIVAGFVLTCCGDEGKFSYVPSRYGDTIADKVALNLLKYELDEFKEYSFLDRGSDERQYCSPGVDLPVCSVMRSKYGTFKEYHTSLDNLDFVTPKGLEETFEFYKKVINILENNDICVSNILCEPQMGKRGLYNTISHMGRTGSVKLMMDFIAYADGRNDLIDIANILNCSAYNLLEIKNILLKNNLIEKSDV, via the coding sequence GTGAGTATTGGACAATCTATGCATGATTTGATAAGAAGATTATTTCCTATAAACAGAAGTCTAACAGGTAAAGGGTTCAGAAAATCTCTGGAAATAATAAAAGAATATGTCTCTGGTTTAGAAATAAAACATATTGAAAGTGGTGAAAAATGCTTCGATTGGACGGTTCCAGATGAGTGGGATGTTGAAGAAGCATACTTAGAAGAGGTAGATAGTGGAAAAAGAATTGTAGATTTTAGAAATAATAATCTACATCTTGTGGGATACTCCATTCCGGTAGATGTGGTTTTAAATTTTGAAGAATTAGATAAACACCTACATTATAGAGAAGACTTACCAGATGCCATCCCTTATGTTACTTCTTACTATAATCCTTATTGGGGGTTTTGCCTTAGTTATAACCAATACAAAAATTTAGATAGAAATAAAAAATATAGAGCTGTAATAAAAAGCAGGCTTTTCAGAGGTGTTTTGAATTACGGAGAGATTATAATAAAAGGAAAAACAGATAAAGAAATATTTTTTTCAACATATTTATGCCATCCTTCTATGGCAAATAATGAATTATCTGGGCCAGTTATGGCAGCTTTTTTAGCAAATTATGTTAAAGAAAGAAAAGATAATAAGTATACTTACAGGTTTATATTTATACCGGAAACTATAGGATCTATTTGTTATATTTCCAAAAATTTAGAAAATATGAAAAAGAATATTGTTGCTGGATTTGTATTGACTTGTTGTGGTGATGAAGGCAAGTTTTCTTATGTCCCAAGTCGATATGGTGATACTATTGCTGATAAAGTAGCATTAAATTTGTTAAAATATGAATTAGATGAATTTAAAGAGTACAGTTTTTTAGATAGAGGCAGTGATGAAAGACAGTATTGCTCTCCTGGAGTGGATTTGCCTGTTTGTTCAGTAATGAGAAGCAAATATGGAACTTTTAAAGAATATCACACATCTCTCGATAATCTGGATTTTGTCACTCCTAAAGGATTAGAGGAAACTTTTGAGTTTTATAAAAAGGTAATCAATATATTAGAAAATAATGATATTTGTGTTTCCAATATTTTATGTGAGCCACAAATGGGTAAAAGGGGATTATATAATACTATTTCTCATATGGGTAGAACAGGATCAGTAAAACTTATGATGGATTTTATTGCTTATGCTGATGGAAGAAATGATCTGATAGATATTGCAAATATTTTAAATTGTTCAGCATATAATTTGCTGGAAATAAAAAATATTCTATTAAAAAATAACTTAATTGAGAAAAGTGATGTGTAA
- the pseH gene encoding UDP-4-amino-4,6-dideoxy-N-acetyl-beta-L-altrosamine N-acetyltransferase, translating into MMCNDNLKQFYYEGLDFIDFTIINSEDKHSEILAIRNNDSIRKYMYNDKIITLEEHIQFVNSLKKDNTKRYWAAYEYSTFVGSINLTEIDWVNKRAKLGIYTNQSIKGVGVKLLNTLKWIAFEKFSLNCLRLEVLANNIKAISFYEKNQFKLEGVLREYVLQNESYLDSKIYSILRKEYYENNHGN; encoded by the coding sequence GTGATGTGTAATGATAATTTAAAGCAGTTTTATTATGAAGGGTTAGACTTTATAGATTTTACTATAATTAACAGTGAGGATAAACATAGTGAAATTCTGGCGATTAGAAATAACGATTCAATCAGAAAATATATGTATAATGATAAAATAATTACATTGGAAGAGCATATTCAATTTGTAAATAGCCTTAAGAAAGACAATACAAAAAGATATTGGGCAGCATATGAATATTCAACTTTTGTGGGTTCTATTAATTTAACGGAAATAGATTGGGTTAATAAAAGAGCAAAATTAGGTATTTATACTAATCAGAGTATTAAAGGTGTGGGTGTAAAATTGTTAAATACTTTAAAATGGATTGCTTTTGAAAAATTTTCTTTAAATTGTTTGAGGCTTGAAGTTTTGGCTAATAATATTAAAGCAATTAGTTTTTATGAAAAAAATCAATTTAAACTTGAAGGAGTACTAAGAGAGTATGTTTTACAAAATGAGTCTTATTTGGATAGTAAGATTTATAGTATATTAAGAAAAGAGTATTATGAGAACAATCACGGTAACTAA
- the pseI gene encoding pseudaminic acid synthase: MRTITVTKNVFIIAELSANHNHNISIAKETICAMKESGADAVKLQTYTPDTITIDCKNDYFKINQGTLWDGRYFYDLYKEAFTPWEWHLELKELAEKLGLVFFSTPFDKTAVDFLEELNVPIYKVASFEITDIPLIEYIASKGKPIIISTGIATIEDIELAVETCKKNGCEEITLLKCTSAYPAPLEEANLLTIQDMKNRFNVEVGLSDHTLGISAPVAAVSLGAKVIEKHFILDKKLGGPDAAFSLEPEEFKAMVKAIREVEKALGTVTYELTEKQKKGREFCRSLFAVEDIKKGEVFSEKNVRSIRPGYGLHPKYYKEIIGKKANRDIPRGTPISWDIIEK, translated from the coding sequence ATGAGAACAATCACGGTAACTAAAAATGTCTTTATCATAGCGGAGCTTTCTGCCAATCATAATCATAACATAAGCATTGCAAAAGAAACGATTTGTGCAATGAAGGAGTCAGGGGCTGATGCTGTGAAATTACAGACTTATACACCAGATACTATAACGATTGATTGTAAAAACGATTACTTTAAGATTAATCAGGGGACGCTGTGGGATGGTAGATATTTTTATGATCTGTACAAAGAAGCCTTTACCCCATGGGAATGGCATTTGGAGCTGAAAGAACTGGCTGAAAAGCTCGGACTTGTTTTCTTTTCCACACCTTTCGATAAAACAGCTGTGGATTTTTTGGAAGAATTAAATGTTCCTATTTATAAAGTTGCCTCTTTTGAAATTACTGATATACCATTAATTGAATATATTGCTTCCAAAGGTAAGCCAATTATCATATCCACAGGGATAGCGACAATCGAAGATATCGAGCTTGCCGTAGAAACTTGTAAAAAGAATGGTTGTGAAGAGATTACACTATTAAAGTGTACATCAGCATATCCTGCGCCACTTGAAGAGGCTAATTTGTTGACTATTCAAGATATGAAAAATAGATTCAATGTGGAGGTGGGTTTATCCGACCATACCCTTGGTATATCTGCTCCTGTTGCAGCCGTTTCACTTGGAGCAAAAGTAATTGAAAAACATTTCATACTTGATAAAAAGCTTGGTGGTCCTGATGCAGCTTTTTCCCTTGAACCTGAAGAGTTTAAGGCGATGGTAAAGGCAATCAGGGAGGTGGAAAAAGCACTGGGAACTGTTACATATGAGCTTACAGAAAAGCAGAAAAAGGGTAGGGAGTTTTGCCGATCACTTTTTGCTGTGGAGGATATTAAAAAAGGGGAAGTCTTTTCAGAAAAAAATGTCAGAAGTATCCGTCCAGGATATGGTTTACATCCTAAGTATTATAAAGAGATAATTGGCAAAAAGGCAAATCGGGATATTCCAAGAGGTACACCGATAAGTTGGGATATTATTGAAAAATAA
- a CDS encoding motility associated factor glycosyltransferase family protein — MDLFEKNMRCLEEYRPELFRKLVNFKPSKYTIIPTRHPKKYPNLLHIASDSIAYNPNDPFDTLLNELKRKIHLPVLNLFFGFGLGYELILMLQHFVDKESVYIVVDPELEPFYHAMRVVDYEAMIKDKRVFLLIGEDDKNMYLLLHDILMMRNLKFYVKAVNIIDNSLSIKLNTQYYKNVMAHLKDAIKNVLLHFGNDPWDSLIGIENTFVNINEIIQNPGIKDLKNKFENKPGIVVATGPSLNKNIELLRGLEDKAVICAADASLRVMKKYGLKPHLVTSLERVIATSKLFEGLTADDVKDVYLSACPVIRPETYANFPGERIIVYRNFATFKWLDIEKGILDIGPSSANMAFKILEFLGCNPIILIGQDLAFGENDVTHASGATFGEKEQQYYSIDILEVEGNFVPKIKTTGVWYQFLKFYEKDVANFKGKVVNATEGGAKIPGTEIMTFREAIDRYINGNIGVLDTIKKSLVYPSPEEIKFLREKMKSKVIEALEYADEVIFRLEKGKILTEKFTNEVIKKYEESGQVDSKLYEELFVELQKPLQIFSEMKFYEIFAHFVQSYFITSMVEINGVVGSDLPGYKKNFSTVALLDDMYLVMIKLIMAMKNSMLNMKRELEKYDS, encoded by the coding sequence ATGGATTTGTTTGAAAAGAATATGAGATGTCTTGAGGAATATAGGCCTGAACTATTTAGAAAATTAGTAAATTTTAAACCGTCAAAGTATACAATCATACCTACAAGGCATCCAAAAAAGTATCCAAATTTGCTTCATATTGCATCTGATAGTATAGCGTATAATCCCAATGACCCTTTCGATACACTACTAAACGAATTGAAGCGAAAGATCCATTTGCCAGTACTTAATCTTTTTTTTGGTTTTGGACTTGGATATGAATTGATTTTGATGTTGCAGCATTTTGTGGATAAAGAGTCTGTATATATTGTTGTGGATCCTGAGCTGGAGCCTTTTTATCATGCTATGAGAGTAGTTGATTATGAGGCTATGATAAAAGATAAACGTGTTTTTCTCCTTATTGGTGAAGATGATAAAAATATGTATCTTCTTTTGCATGATATTTTAATGATGAGGAATCTGAAGTTTTACGTAAAAGCTGTGAATATAATTGATAATAGTCTGTCCATAAAATTAAACACGCAGTATTACAAAAATGTTATGGCACACCTAAAAGATGCCATAAAAAATGTTCTTTTACATTTTGGAAATGATCCATGGGATTCTTTGATAGGTATTGAGAATACATTTGTAAATATCAATGAGATTATTCAAAATCCAGGGATTAAAGATTTAAAAAATAAGTTTGAAAATAAACCTGGCATTGTTGTGGCTACCGGCCCATCCCTCAATAAAAATATTGAGCTTCTAAGAGGGCTTGAGGATAAAGCTGTGATTTGTGCTGCGGATGCCTCTCTGAGGGTAATGAAAAAATACGGTTTAAAACCACACCTTGTTACCTCTCTTGAAAGAGTTATAGCAACGTCTAAACTCTTTGAAGGTCTTACGGCAGATGATGTAAAAGATGTATATCTATCAGCATGTCCGGTGATACGACCAGAAACATACGCTAATTTCCCAGGAGAAAGGATAATTGTATATCGGAATTTTGCAACGTTTAAATGGTTGGATATTGAAAAAGGGATATTGGATATAGGCCCTTCCTCAGCTAATATGGCATTTAAGATCCTTGAGTTTCTTGGCTGTAATCCTATAATATTGATAGGGCAGGATCTTGCTTTCGGAGAGAATGATGTAACTCATGCATCTGGTGCAACTTTTGGAGAAAAGGAACAACAATACTACAGTATAGATATATTAGAAGTAGAGGGGAATTTTGTACCAAAAATAAAAACGACTGGTGTGTGGTATCAATTTTTAAAGTTTTATGAGAAAGATGTGGCAAATTTCAAAGGTAAAGTTGTCAATGCCACCGAAGGGGGGGCAAAGATACCTGGCACTGAAATTATGACTTTTAGAGAGGCAATCGATAGATATATCAATGGAAATATAGGTGTACTTGACACAATTAAAAAATCACTTGTATACCCAAGTCCTGAAGAGATAAAATTTTTGAGAGAAAAAATGAAAAGTAAAGTGATAGAGGCGCTTGAGTATGCTGATGAAGTTATTTTTAGATTAGAAAAGGGGAAGATTCTAACTGAAAAGTTTACAAATGAAGTAATCAAAAAGTATGAAGAATCAGGTCAAGTTGATTCAAAATTGTATGAAGAATTGTTTGTTGAACTACAAAAACCATTGCAGATATTTTCTGAAATGAAATTTTATGAGATATTTGCACATTTTGTCCAATCATACTTTATCACATCTATGGTGGAAATTAATGGAGTGGTGGGATCAGACCTTCCAGGTTATAAGAAAAATTTCAGTACTGTGGCTCTGCTGGATGATATGTATCTCGTGATGATCAAGTTAATTATGGCCATGAAAAATTCTATGTTGAATATGAAAAGAGAGCTTGAAAAATACGATAGTTAG
- a CDS encoding IS256 family transposase, which produces MNNVDFKELSKTCRSQEDLSSLTKEFMKNMIENILKSELEEHLEESEKNSKNGYYKKTVRSDAGSLELDIPRDRSCEYEPKLIPKGKRTISGIDEKIISLYARGMSLRDIEKQVNDMYGVEMSDSLISRILDKIAPEISAWQSRTLESIYTIVYMDAMVFKVKDDNGYYRNKSLHFAIGITLEGKKDLLGMWLTNNEGAKFWLSVVTDLKNRGVEDILIASVDGLRGFSEAINSVFPKTIVQRCIIHQIRYSLKYVGSKCQKEFMSDLKKVYKAPTKSAAEDALEDLSAKWGEKYPMVINSWKTNWAELSTYFEYSEPIRRIIYTTNTVEGFNRQIRKITKSKGGFTNDDALFKIVFLVYKDISKKWDKAISNWAEIMSQLSIVFNERIAGHLS; this is translated from the coding sequence CTGAACAATGTAGATTTTAAAGAGTTGAGTAAAACTTGCAGAAGTCAGGAAGATTTATCTTCATTAACCAAGGAATTTATGAAGAATATGATAGAAAATATTCTTAAATCTGAACTTGAGGAGCATCTGGAAGAATCAGAAAAGAATAGTAAAAATGGATACTACAAGAAGACTGTTCGCAGTGATGCTGGCAGTTTAGAATTAGATATTCCCCGAGACAGGTCATGTGAATATGAGCCGAAATTGATTCCCAAAGGCAAGCGAACAATAAGTGGTATTGATGAGAAGATAATAAGTCTTTATGCCCGTGGAATGAGCCTTAGAGACATAGAAAAGCAGGTAAATGATATGTATGGTGTAGAGATGTCAGACAGTTTAATATCTAGGATATTAGATAAGATAGCACCAGAAATCAGTGCCTGGCAGAGTCGCACATTAGAGAGCATTTATACTATTGTTTATATGGATGCTATGGTATTTAAGGTGAAAGATGATAATGGTTATTACAGGAATAAATCGTTACATTTTGCAATAGGAATAACGCTTGAGGGGAAAAAGGATTTACTTGGGATGTGGCTTACGAATAATGAGGGGGCTAAGTTTTGGCTTTCTGTTGTGACCGATTTAAAAAACAGGGGGGTAGAAGATATACTGATAGCCTCTGTGGATGGCTTGAGGGGTTTTTCAGAAGCTATAAACAGTGTGTTTCCCAAGACAATAGTCCAGCGTTGTATAATTCATCAGATAAGATATTCATTGAAATATGTTGGGTCAAAATGTCAGAAAGAATTTATGTCAGACTTAAAGAAAGTATATAAGGCACCTACGAAATCTGCAGCAGAAGATGCTTTAGAAGATCTTTCTGCTAAATGGGGCGAAAAATATCCAATGGTTATTAATTCATGGAAAACAAACTGGGCCGAATTATCTACCTATTTTGAGTATTCAGAGCCTATTAGAAGGATAATATATACCACTAATACCGTTGAAGGTTTTAACAGGCAGATTCGAAAAATAACTAAGAGTAAAGGAGGATTTACCAATGATGATGCATTGTTTAAAATTGTATTTTTAGTTTATAAGGATATTTCCAAAAAATGGGACAAAGCTATTTCCAATTGGGCAGAAATAATGTCTCAGTTATCTATAGTATTCAATGAAAGAATTGCTGGACATCTGAGCTAA